The following are encoded in a window of Arthrobacter sp. OAP107 genomic DNA:
- a CDS encoding FAD-dependent oxidoreductase: MNTTLDTVIIGGGAMGSAAAWALAARGRDVTLLEQFTPGHHKGASHGATRNLSLAYAEPEYVAMLAETLKLWAELEVESGEQLLARTGVVNHGPDPHLGEIHAALNSAGLRADFVPLAEAGERWRGIRFDQQVLHMPDGGQINPEAALPAFQRLAARNGAAIRHGAKVVGLDILDDGVRLTVDDGGRTEVLTARQAVVTAGGWTSKLLAGSVATPRLTVTQEQPAHFGITDDGATWPGFNHFPGEGGDYAGFYSPVYGMLTPGEGVKAGWHGVGPVVDPDRRSYLPEPRQRAALRQYARDWLPGVDADTMTDISCTYTTAPDHNFVLDRIGPVVIGAGFAGHGFKFTPVVGRILADLATGEGAAPAIFAASRA; encoded by the coding sequence TTGAACACCACACTGGACACCGTGATCATCGGAGGCGGAGCCATGGGTTCCGCTGCCGCCTGGGCGCTGGCTGCCCGTGGACGCGACGTGACCCTGCTTGAGCAGTTCACGCCCGGCCACCACAAGGGCGCCTCGCACGGCGCAACCCGGAACCTAAGCCTTGCCTACGCGGAGCCCGAGTACGTCGCCATGCTGGCCGAAACGCTGAAGCTCTGGGCCGAGCTCGAAGTCGAGAGCGGCGAGCAACTGCTGGCGCGCACCGGCGTCGTCAACCACGGCCCCGACCCGCACCTCGGCGAGATCCACGCCGCGCTGAACAGCGCCGGCCTGCGGGCGGACTTCGTGCCGCTGGCCGAAGCCGGCGAGCGCTGGCGCGGCATCCGCTTCGACCAGCAGGTGCTCCATATGCCCGACGGCGGCCAGATCAACCCCGAGGCCGCCCTTCCTGCGTTCCAGCGGCTCGCGGCACGGAATGGCGCGGCCATCAGGCATGGCGCGAAGGTTGTGGGGCTGGACATACTCGACGACGGCGTCCGGCTCACCGTGGACGACGGCGGGCGGACGGAGGTGCTCACCGCCCGGCAGGCGGTGGTCACCGCGGGCGGCTGGACCTCCAAGCTGCTCGCAGGCTCAGTCGCCACCCCGCGCCTGACAGTCACGCAGGAGCAGCCGGCCCACTTCGGCATCACCGACGACGGCGCCACCTGGCCGGGCTTCAACCACTTCCCGGGAGAGGGCGGGGACTACGCGGGCTTCTACTCCCCCGTGTACGGCATGCTGACCCCCGGCGAAGGCGTCAAGGCGGGCTGGCACGGTGTGGGGCCGGTGGTGGACCCGGACCGGAGGTCCTACCTGCCCGAACCGCGCCAGCGCGCAGCCCTCCGGCAGTACGCGAGGGACTGGCTGCCCGGCGTGGACGCCGACACCATGACCGACATCAGCTGCACCTACACCACCGCCCCGGACCACAACTTCGTGCTGGACCGGATCGGCCCCGTGGTCATCGGGGCAGGCTTCGCCGGCCACGGCTTCAAGTTCACACCGGTGGTGGGCCGGATCCTCGCGGACCTTGCCACGGGCGAGGGCGCCGCACCGGCGATCTTCGCGGCTTCCCGCGCCTAG
- a CDS encoding AEC family transporter, with protein MLGVLAGFFVVWCIILVGMFVGRRRILGENARQVLSGLTFFVASPALLFETLSRASLRDVFAAPLLVAAVGAVITAALFFIIVRFALKRSVPESLMSSMSASLANSANLGIPIAVYVLGDASHVAPLLIFQLAFFTPMFLMALDATTSSHRTTPLRFVMLILKNPMIVGSALGLLVAGTGFQVPPLLLEPVHLIGGAAIPAMLMAFGMSLNGSKPLQADAGRRTDALLASGFKLFVHPAIAYVFARFALGLDGAALFAVVVTSALPTAQNVFVAASRYKAGLTVAKDTVLITTVVAVPAMIGVALLLA; from the coding sequence GTGCTAGGCGTCCTCGCAGGCTTTTTTGTGGTCTGGTGCATCATTCTGGTGGGCATGTTCGTGGGCAGGCGCAGGATTCTGGGCGAGAACGCCCGCCAGGTGCTGAGCGGGCTCACCTTCTTCGTGGCCAGCCCCGCGCTGCTCTTCGAGACGCTTAGCCGGGCCAGCCTCCGTGACGTGTTCGCCGCCCCGCTGCTCGTGGCAGCAGTCGGTGCCGTCATCACCGCCGCCCTGTTTTTCATCATCGTCAGGTTCGCGCTTAAGCGCAGCGTTCCGGAATCACTGATGTCGTCCATGAGCGCCTCGCTGGCCAACTCCGCCAACCTGGGCATCCCGATTGCCGTCTACGTTCTCGGGGACGCCAGCCATGTCGCTCCCTTGCTGATTTTCCAGCTGGCGTTTTTCACGCCGATGTTCCTCATGGCTCTGGATGCCACCACCAGCTCGCACCGGACCACGCCGCTCCGGTTCGTGATGCTGATCCTGAAAAACCCCATGATTGTCGGTTCGGCCCTCGGGCTGCTGGTCGCGGGAACCGGGTTTCAGGTCCCGCCGCTGCTGCTGGAGCCCGTCCACCTGATCGGCGGCGCCGCAATTCCTGCCATGCTTATGGCATTCGGCATGAGCCTGAACGGATCGAAGCCGCTGCAGGCGGACGCCGGACGAAGAACCGATGCCCTGCTGGCCAGCGGCTTTAAGCTCTTCGTCCACCCCGCCATTGCATATGTCTTTGCGCGCTTCGCCCTCGGCCTGGATGGCGCGGCACTGTTCGCCGTCGTGGTCACGTCCGCCCTGCCAACGGCGCAGAATGTGTTTGTTGCCGCCAGCCGCTACAAGGCCGGGCTCACGGTGGCGAAGGACACCGTCCTGATCACCACCGTCGTCGCCGTGCCTGCGATGATCGGTGTGGCCCTGCTCCTGGCATAA
- the panD gene encoding aspartate 1-decarboxylase, whose protein sequence is MNRTMFKSKIHRATVTHADLHYVGSVTVDLDLLDAADILPGELVAIVDVTNGARLETYTIAGERGSGVIGINGPAAHLVHENDTVILITYAQMTTEEAKAYEPKVVHVDKDNRIIQLGNDPAEGLTPGLMRPPFALNNAALS, encoded by the coding sequence ATGAATCGCACAATGTTTAAGTCCAAAATCCACCGGGCCACTGTCACGCACGCGGACCTGCACTATGTGGGCTCGGTCACCGTTGACCTGGACCTGCTCGACGCTGCCGACATCCTGCCCGGCGAGCTCGTGGCCATTGTGGATGTCACCAACGGCGCCCGTCTGGAGACCTACACCATCGCCGGCGAGCGCGGCTCCGGCGTGATCGGGATCAACGGCCCCGCCGCCCACCTGGTGCACGAGAACGACACCGTCATTCTGATCACCTACGCGCAGATGACCACCGAGGAAGCCAAGGCCTACGAGCCGAAGGTTGTCCACGTGGACAAGGACAACCGCATCATCCAGTTGGGCAATGACCCCGCCGAAGGCCTCACCCCTGGCCTGATGCGCCCGCCGTTCGCGCTCAACAACGCTGCACTGAGCTAA
- a CDS encoding LysR substrate-binding domain-containing protein codes for MLDVRRLRLLRELKIRGTLAEVAAALQYSPSSVSQQLALLEKEVGVELLRKTGRRVQLTPQAEVLVAHTAHLLETLEQAEADLAASLTTVSGTVRIAVFQSAALALMPDALTRLAATYPEVRIEMTQREPETALHETWARDFDLVIAEQYPGHAAPRYPELDRVRLTGDAIRLAVPPPAAGRAAVESLADTAEMPWVMEPRGAASRHWAEQACRSAGFEPDVRFETADLQAQIRLIESGNAVALMPDLVWTGRGTTAKLLDLPGKPRRTVFTSVRRSGAQRPAILAAREILASTAASIAAAQEIDTGADASGAPAASPAAAASAAEAASDGLPEGTTNGGETV; via the coding sequence ATGCTTGATGTCCGCCGGTTGAGGCTGCTCCGCGAGCTGAAGATCCGGGGCACGCTCGCCGAGGTGGCAGCAGCCCTGCAGTACAGTCCATCCTCAGTTTCCCAACAATTGGCCCTGCTTGAGAAGGAAGTTGGGGTGGAACTGCTGAGGAAAACCGGCCGCCGCGTGCAGCTCACCCCGCAGGCGGAGGTTCTGGTGGCACATACTGCCCACCTGCTGGAAACCCTGGAGCAGGCCGAGGCGGATCTGGCCGCATCCCTGACCACCGTCTCCGGCACGGTACGGATCGCCGTCTTCCAGTCCGCAGCACTGGCTCTGATGCCTGACGCACTGACCCGCCTCGCCGCAACGTACCCCGAGGTCCGGATTGAGATGACGCAGCGCGAGCCGGAGACTGCGCTGCATGAGACGTGGGCGCGCGACTTCGACCTGGTCATCGCCGAGCAGTACCCCGGCCATGCGGCGCCGCGCTACCCCGAACTTGACCGCGTACGCCTCACAGGGGACGCCATCCGCCTCGCAGTGCCGCCGCCCGCCGCGGGCAGGGCGGCAGTCGAGTCCCTCGCGGACACTGCGGAGATGCCCTGGGTGATGGAACCCCGCGGTGCGGCGTCGCGGCACTGGGCCGAGCAGGCCTGCAGGAGTGCAGGCTTCGAGCCGGACGTCCGTTTTGAAACAGCCGACCTCCAGGCCCAGATCCGCCTGATCGAGTCCGGAAACGCCGTCGCCCTGATGCCGGATCTGGTGTGGACCGGCCGGGGCACCACGGCGAAGCTGCTGGACCTTCCCGGCAAGCCGAGGCGGACGGTCTTCACGTCCGTGCGGCGCTCCGGTGCGCAACGGCCCGCCATCCTCGCGGCACGTGAGATTCTTGCCTCCACCGCCGCCTCCATTGCGGCCGCCCAGGAAATCGACACCGGGGCGGACGCCTCCGGTGCGCCCGCGGCAAGCCCCGCAGCGGCAGCATCCGCCGCAGAAGCAGCATCGGACGGATTACCAGAAGGAACGACAAACGGCGGAGAAACGGTGTAG
- a CDS encoding amino acid permease, with product MSTTDPSQSILRRKPIDDIEVENKHSGLFKSLGLWQLTAIGVGGIIGVGIFSLAGLVAHGSADTPGVGPAVLISFLIAGLASAAAALSYAEFAGMIPRAGSAYTYGYVALGEIIGWFIGWDLLLEYIAIVAVVAIGISGYFDAFLTGIGIHMPAWMTSTVDEGKGGIINIPAILVCLLVTWILSRGTKTFGRFELIAVAIKVVLILFIIGLGVFYINTQNFTPFMPSGFGPVVAGSATVFFAVFGYDAMSTAAEEATDGKKHMPKAIVLSLIIAMLLYVAATLVLTGMQNYKDIDPAAGFASAFQGVGLPVIATIISVFAVLSILTVMLTFLLGVTRVWFSMSRDGLLPGWFSKTDRHGTPQRVTWIGGVASALLAGVFPIKAVADLTNIGILAAFVVVCVSVIMFRYTKPEAPRTFRLPLMPVVPAFGVLASAFLMFQLHWETWLRFVIWLVIGLVIYFGYGKRHSLMNPNSPRHNEAVEMHTPV from the coding sequence ATGAGTACAACAGATCCCTCGCAGTCAATCCTGAGGCGCAAGCCCATTGACGACATCGAAGTAGAGAACAAGCACAGCGGCCTATTCAAGTCCCTCGGGCTGTGGCAGCTGACCGCCATCGGCGTCGGCGGCATCATCGGCGTCGGCATCTTTTCGCTGGCAGGCCTTGTGGCGCACGGCAGTGCTGACACCCCTGGCGTCGGACCGGCGGTGCTGATCTCCTTCCTGATCGCCGGCCTGGCCTCGGCTGCCGCCGCGCTGTCCTACGCAGAGTTCGCCGGCATGATTCCGCGTGCCGGCTCGGCGTACACCTATGGCTACGTGGCCCTGGGCGAAATCATCGGCTGGTTCATCGGCTGGGACCTGCTGCTGGAATACATCGCCATCGTGGCTGTGGTGGCCATCGGCATCTCCGGGTATTTTGATGCCTTCCTGACCGGCATCGGGATCCACATGCCCGCGTGGATGACGTCCACAGTGGATGAGGGCAAGGGAGGCATCATCAATATCCCGGCGATCCTTGTCTGTCTGCTGGTCACCTGGATCCTCTCCCGCGGCACCAAGACCTTCGGCCGGTTTGAACTGATCGCCGTGGCCATCAAGGTTGTCCTGATCCTGTTCATCATCGGGTTGGGCGTCTTCTACATCAACACCCAGAACTTCACCCCGTTCATGCCCAGCGGCTTCGGACCCGTCGTGGCGGGTTCGGCCACCGTGTTCTTCGCCGTGTTCGGTTACGACGCCATGAGTACCGCGGCCGAAGAGGCGACCGACGGCAAGAAGCACATGCCCAAGGCCATCGTCCTGTCCCTCATCATCGCCATGCTGCTCTACGTAGCCGCCACCCTCGTGCTCACCGGCATGCAGAACTACAAGGACATCGATCCTGCCGCCGGCTTCGCTTCGGCGTTCCAGGGCGTCGGTCTTCCCGTCATCGCGACCATCATCTCCGTGTTCGCCGTGCTGTCCATCCTCACCGTGATGCTCACGTTCCTCCTCGGCGTCACCCGTGTGTGGTTCTCCATGAGCCGCGACGGCCTCCTTCCCGGCTGGTTCTCGAAGACCGACCGGCACGGAACCCCGCAGCGCGTGACCTGGATCGGCGGTGTTGCATCGGCGCTTCTGGCCGGTGTGTTCCCCATCAAGGCCGTCGCCGACCTCACCAACATCGGCATCCTCGCCGCGTTCGTGGTGGTATGCGTTTCCGTGATCATGTTCCGCTACACCAAGCCGGAGGCGCCGCGGACCTTCCGCCTGCCGCTGATGCCGGTGGTACCCGCATTCGGTGTCCTGGCCTCCGCCTTCCTGATGTTCCAGCTGCACTGGGAGACGTGGCTGCGCTTCGTCATCTGGCTCGTTATCGGCCTGGTGATTTACTTCGGTTACGGCAAACGGCACTCCCTCATGAACCCGAACAGTCCGCGGCACAACGAGGCCGTGGAGATGCACACACCCGTGTAG
- a CDS encoding bifunctional proline dehydrogenase/L-glutamate gamma-semialdehyde dehydrogenase: MTNTATDHRVQAGKGATVSGAVATPSAGSDVAEATALATDAIALVRRWLTEASKVPVDASAEQLAGVLKDPNGLDFTVGFVDGVVRPEDLHVAARNLAALAPKVPAFLPWYMRSAVQVGGRMAPVLPQVVIPVARKVLREMVGHLIVDATDSKLGPAIAKIRKEGIKLNVNLLGEAVLGEHEASRRLEGTHTLLARPDVDYVSIKVSSTVAPHSAWAFDEAVEHVVEKLAPLFARAASFPKPKFINLDMEEYKDLDMTIAVFTRILDKPEFKDLEAGIVLQAYLPDALAAMIRLQEWAAARRADGGAAIKVRVVKGANLPMEQVEASLHDWPLATWGTKLDSDINYKRVINYALHPDRIGNIRIGVAGHNLFDIAFAWLLAKQRGVESGIEFEMLLGMAQGQAEAVKKDVGSLLLYTPVVHPAEFDVAIAYLIRRLEEGASQENFMSAVFELSENEELFEREKQRFLSSLEELDDEVPAPNRLQNRNHPAELMPRTGFRNTPDTDPSLPANRDWGRAILERVPTSTLGNASVEAATITDADTLNTVIATAIEKGKAWGALSGAERAEILHRAGDVLEARRADLLEVMASETGKTIDQGDPEVSEAVDFAHYYAESARKLDQVDGATFVPAKLTVVTPPWNFPVAIPAGSTLAALAAGSAVVIKPAKQARRSGAVMIEALWEAGVPRDVLTMVQLGERELGQQLISHPAVDRVILTGGYETAELFRSFRKDLPLLAETSGKNAIIVTPSADLDLAAKDVAYSAFGHAGQKCSAASLVILVGSVATSKRFHNQLIDAVTSLKVGYPQDPTSQMGPIIEPAKGKLLNALITLGDGENWAVEPRKLDDTGRLWSPGVRYGVKRGSYFHLTEFFGPVLGVMTADTLEEAIAIQNQIEYGLTAGLHSLNTDELGVWLDTIQAGNLYINRGITGAIVQRQPFGGWKKSAVGAGTKAGGPNYLAGLGEWTSAESTQGAAAGIANRRVQRLLDAVKGELSASDLEALQRALGSDALAWADEFGTAKDVSNLSAERNIFRYRALPVTVRLSDGEPLRALVRTVAAGVLAGAPVTVSSGVELPAQLRAVLTGLDIPVTVEDDAAWLASAGRLAAADKLSGGRIRLIGGSAADLAEATGGRPDLAIYAHEVTEAGRIEMLPFLHEQAVSITAHRFGTPNHLSDSLI; this comes from the coding sequence ATGACCAACACCGCAACGGATCACCGCGTGCAGGCAGGCAAGGGCGCCACTGTATCCGGCGCCGTCGCCACCCCCTCGGCAGGGTCCGACGTCGCCGAAGCGACCGCTCTGGCCACCGACGCAATCGCCCTCGTCCGCCGCTGGCTGACCGAAGCCAGCAAGGTTCCCGTGGACGCCTCCGCCGAGCAGCTCGCCGGCGTCCTCAAGGACCCGAACGGCCTGGACTTCACCGTGGGCTTCGTCGACGGCGTGGTCCGCCCCGAGGACCTGCACGTCGCCGCCCGGAACCTCGCCGCCCTCGCCCCGAAGGTTCCCGCCTTCCTGCCCTGGTACATGCGCAGCGCTGTCCAGGTGGGCGGACGCATGGCCCCGGTCCTGCCCCAGGTTGTCATCCCCGTAGCCCGCAAGGTCCTGCGCGAAATGGTGGGCCACCTCATCGTCGACGCCACCGACTCCAAGCTGGGCCCGGCCATCGCCAAGATCCGCAAGGAGGGCATCAAGCTCAACGTGAACCTCCTCGGCGAGGCAGTGCTCGGCGAGCACGAGGCCTCCCGCCGGCTTGAGGGAACCCACACGCTGCTGGCCCGCCCGGACGTGGACTACGTATCCATCAAGGTGTCCTCCACCGTGGCCCCGCACTCCGCCTGGGCCTTCGATGAGGCCGTAGAGCACGTCGTCGAGAAGCTCGCCCCGCTGTTCGCCCGCGCCGCTTCCTTCCCCAAGCCCAAGTTCATCAACCTGGACATGGAGGAGTACAAGGACCTGGACATGACCATCGCGGTCTTCACCCGGATCCTGGACAAGCCCGAGTTCAAGGACCTGGAAGCCGGCATCGTGCTCCAGGCCTACCTCCCGGACGCCCTCGCCGCGATGATCCGGCTGCAGGAGTGGGCAGCCGCCCGCCGCGCAGACGGCGGCGCGGCCATCAAGGTCCGCGTGGTCAAGGGCGCCAACCTCCCCATGGAGCAGGTGGAAGCCTCGCTGCACGACTGGCCGCTGGCCACCTGGGGCACCAAGCTCGACTCGGACATCAACTATAAGCGCGTCATCAACTACGCGCTGCACCCGGACCGGATCGGCAACATCCGCATCGGCGTCGCCGGCCACAACCTGTTCGACATCGCCTTCGCCTGGCTGCTGGCCAAGCAGCGCGGCGTCGAGTCGGGCATCGAATTCGAGATGCTGCTCGGCATGGCACAGGGCCAGGCCGAGGCCGTCAAGAAGGACGTCGGATCCCTGCTGCTCTACACACCCGTGGTGCACCCGGCCGAATTCGACGTCGCGATCGCTTACCTGATCCGCCGCCTGGAAGAGGGCGCCAGCCAGGAAAACTTCATGTCCGCCGTCTTCGAGCTCAGCGAGAACGAAGAACTGTTCGAACGCGAAAAGCAGCGCTTCCTGTCCTCCCTGGAAGAGCTCGACGACGAGGTCCCGGCGCCCAACCGCCTGCAGAACCGCAACCACCCGGCAGAGCTGATGCCCCGCACCGGCTTCCGGAACACCCCGGACACGGACCCGTCCCTGCCCGCCAACCGCGACTGGGGCCGCGCCATCCTGGAACGGGTGCCGACGTCGACCCTTGGCAACGCCTCCGTCGAGGCTGCCACCATCACGGACGCTGACACCCTCAACACCGTGATCGCCACCGCCATCGAAAAGGGCAAGGCATGGGGTGCGCTCTCCGGCGCCGAGCGCGCCGAGATCCTGCACCGCGCCGGCGACGTCCTGGAGGCCCGCCGCGCGGACCTGCTCGAGGTCATGGCCAGCGAAACCGGCAAGACCATCGACCAGGGCGACCCCGAGGTCAGCGAGGCCGTGGACTTCGCCCACTACTACGCCGAGTCCGCCCGCAAGCTGGACCAGGTCGACGGCGCCACGTTCGTTCCAGCGAAACTCACCGTGGTCACGCCGCCGTGGAACTTCCCGGTTGCCATCCCTGCCGGCTCCACGCTTGCGGCACTGGCCGCCGGCTCCGCCGTCGTGATCAAGCCTGCCAAGCAGGCCCGCCGCAGCGGCGCCGTGATGATCGAGGCACTGTGGGAGGCAGGCGTCCCGCGTGACGTGCTCACCATGGTGCAGCTGGGCGAACGCGAGCTCGGCCAGCAGCTGATCTCCCACCCCGCCGTGGACCGCGTCATCCTCACCGGCGGCTACGAGACCGCCGAACTGTTCCGCTCGTTCCGCAAGGACCTGCCGCTGCTGGCCGAAACCAGCGGCAAGAACGCCATCATCGTCACCCCCAGCGCTGACCTGGACCTCGCCGCGAAGGACGTTGCCTACTCCGCCTTCGGCCACGCCGGGCAGAAGTGCTCCGCCGCCTCGCTGGTGATCCTGGTGGGCTCCGTGGCCACCTCGAAGCGGTTCCACAACCAGCTGATCGACGCCGTGACCTCCCTCAAGGTGGGCTACCCGCAGGACCCCACCAGCCAGATGGGCCCGATCATTGAGCCGGCCAAGGGCAAGCTGCTCAACGCGCTGATCACCCTCGGCGACGGCGAGAACTGGGCTGTTGAGCCCCGCAAGCTCGACGACACCGGCCGGCTTTGGAGTCCGGGCGTGCGCTACGGCGTCAAGCGCGGTTCCTACTTCCACCTGACCGAGTTCTTCGGTCCTGTCCTCGGCGTCATGACCGCGGACACCCTGGAAGAGGCCATCGCCATCCAAAACCAGATCGAGTACGGCCTCACCGCCGGCCTGCACTCCCTCAACACCGACGAACTCGGAGTGTGGCTGGACACCATCCAGGCCGGCAACCTCTACATCAACCGCGGCATCACCGGCGCCATCGTGCAGCGGCAGCCATTCGGCGGCTGGAAGAAGTCGGCGGTTGGTGCCGGCACCAAGGCGGGCGGCCCCAACTACCTCGCCGGCCTCGGTGAGTGGACCAGCGCCGAGAGCACCCAGGGTGCCGCGGCGGGCATCGCGAACCGCAGGGTGCAGCGGCTCCTCGACGCCGTGAAGGGTGAACTCAGCGCTTCCGACTTGGAGGCCCTGCAGCGGGCGCTGGGCTCTGACGCCCTCGCCTGGGCGGATGAATTCGGCACGGCCAAGGACGTCTCCAACCTGAGCGCCGAGCGGAACATCTTCCGCTACCGTGCGCTCCCGGTCACCGTCCGGCTGTCCGACGGCGAACCCCTCCGGGCGCTCGTCCGGACAGTAGCCGCCGGTGTACTTGCCGGTGCGCCGGTCACTGTTTCGTCCGGCGTCGAGCTTCCCGCCCAGCTGCGTGCGGTGCTTACCGGACTGGACATCCCCGTGACGGTGGAGGACGACGCCGCGTGGCTGGCATCCGCGGGCCGTCTCGCCGCGGCGGACAAGCTGTCCGGCGGACGCATCCGACTGATCGGCGGCTCCGCAGCCGACCTGGCCGAAGCGACCGGCGGCCGCCCGGACCTGGCCATCTACGCCCACGAGGTGACGGAGGCCGGCCGCATCGAAATGCTGCCGTTCCTGCATGAGCAGGCCGTCAGCATCACGGCGCACCGGTTCGGCACGCCGAACCACCTCTCCGACTCGCTGATCTAG
- a CDS encoding LysR substrate-binding domain-containing protein: protein MFEPAQLRSFLAVAEALSFTKAAERLGLAQPTVSQHVRKLEASAKRTLISRDTRDVSLTDNGDAMAGFARSILAAHDAATRYFSGSAMRGRLRFGTADDLAITGLPRILREFRQIYPQINLELTVGQSDQLYKRLNSGQLDLVFVKWVAGAKDGTVVQHDTFSWVGLEQTALEPGHPVPLIAYPAPSLSRKLAIDALESVGRTWRITCTTKQISGVLAAVRAGIGVAVMPSSLVPEDLKIITRRFELPPVGDVDFTLIRNPLANAEVIDALTQAIMGRTLKKPV from the coding sequence ATGTTCGAACCGGCCCAGCTCCGATCTTTCCTCGCCGTGGCCGAAGCGCTTAGCTTCACCAAGGCGGCAGAGCGCCTGGGACTGGCCCAGCCAACGGTCAGCCAGCATGTGCGAAAGCTCGAGGCCTCCGCCAAACGGACGCTGATCAGCCGTGACACGAGGGACGTCAGCCTGACGGACAACGGCGATGCCATGGCAGGGTTCGCCCGCAGCATCCTCGCCGCCCACGACGCCGCCACCCGCTACTTCTCCGGCTCGGCCATGCGCGGGCGCCTGCGCTTTGGCACGGCCGACGACCTCGCCATCACCGGCCTCCCGCGTATCCTGCGCGAGTTCCGGCAAATCTACCCGCAGATCAACCTAGAGCTCACGGTCGGCCAGAGCGACCAGCTGTACAAGCGCCTGAACTCCGGCCAGCTGGACCTCGTCTTCGTGAAGTGGGTGGCCGGCGCCAAGGACGGCACCGTGGTCCAGCACGACACCTTTTCCTGGGTGGGCCTCGAACAGACCGCCCTGGAGCCGGGCCATCCGGTGCCGCTGATCGCGTACCCGGCGCCCAGCCTGAGCCGCAAGCTTGCCATCGATGCGCTTGAATCCGTGGGCAGGACGTGGCGCATCACGTGCACCACCAAGCAGATCAGCGGCGTGCTGGCTGCCGTCCGCGCCGGGATCGGGGTGGCCGTGATGCCGTCGTCGCTGGTGCCGGAGGACCTGAAAATCATCACCCGCCGCTTCGAGCTGCCGCCTGTGGGGGACGTCGATTTCACGCTGATCAGGAACCCGCTGGCGAACGCCGAGGTCATCGACGCCCTGACCCAGGCCATCATGGGAAGGACCCTCAAGAAGCCCGTTTAG
- a CDS encoding MFS transporter encodes MTPPPPPLATVTQPVAVVSERLPWRHTFISLRVPNFRLFATGHFIAVIAIWMQRIAQDWLVLQISGSVTAVGFTVALQFLPSLLLGPWGGMVADRFSKRKILILCQSAAAVLAAALAALSLTGRIEVWHVYAIALVLGLVTVLDQPARQVFVHELVGPRYLRNAISVNSTTFQLGGLIGPAIAGVLLTAVGAGWAFAANAAACCSTVTMLLLLRRDELFVSAPAPKSKGMLREGLRYALSKPTIYWPWLMVGFISVFAMSLPVLLAAFAARVYGIGAGGYGMLNALVALGALTGAVASTRRRQLRLRSVVLAAGMYGLMLCLSAAVPTLPLFGAALVLSGFWCLMFLTASNQLVQTSSNMGIRGRVMSLYIMVLIGGQALGGPMIGFIAEQLDPHTGLLVAGGVPALAAASVAVVLARKGELTLKVDLRNRRGLLRVVRRAV; translated from the coding sequence GTGACACCCCCACCGCCGCCATTGGCCACCGTCACCCAGCCCGTCGCTGTCGTCAGTGAACGCCTTCCGTGGCGCCACACCTTCATTTCACTCCGGGTCCCCAACTTCCGGCTTTTCGCCACGGGCCACTTCATTGCCGTCATCGCCATCTGGATGCAGCGCATCGCCCAGGACTGGCTGGTGCTCCAGATCTCCGGATCCGTCACCGCCGTCGGCTTCACCGTGGCGCTGCAGTTCCTGCCGTCGCTGCTGCTCGGTCCCTGGGGCGGGATGGTCGCGGACAGGTTCTCCAAGCGCAAAATCCTCATCCTGTGCCAGTCCGCCGCGGCTGTCCTGGCCGCTGCCCTCGCCGCCCTGTCGCTCACCGGGCGGATCGAGGTCTGGCACGTCTACGCCATCGCACTGGTGCTCGGCCTGGTCACGGTGCTGGACCAGCCCGCCCGGCAGGTTTTCGTCCACGAGCTGGTGGGCCCCCGCTACCTGCGCAACGCCATCAGCGTGAACTCGACGACGTTCCAGCTCGGCGGGCTGATCGGTCCGGCCATTGCCGGGGTGCTGCTGACCGCCGTCGGTGCCGGCTGGGCCTTCGCCGCCAATGCCGCGGCCTGCTGCTCCACCGTCACGATGCTCCTGCTGCTGCGCCGGGACGAGCTGTTCGTGAGCGCGCCGGCGCCCAAGTCCAAGGGCATGCTGCGGGAGGGGCTGCGGTACGCGCTCAGCAAGCCCACCATCTACTGGCCGTGGCTCATGGTGGGCTTCATCTCCGTGTTCGCCATGAGCCTGCCGGTGCTGCTCGCCGCCTTCGCGGCCCGGGTGTACGGCATCGGCGCGGGCGGTTACGGCATGCTGAACGCGCTGGTGGCGCTCGGGGCACTGACCGGCGCGGTCGCCTCCACCCGGCGCCGGCAGCTCCGGCTGCGGTCGGTGGTCCTGGCGGCCGGCATGTACGGGCTGATGCTGTGCCTGTCCGCCGCCGTCCCCACCCTGCCGCTCTTCGGCGCCGCGCTGGTGCTGTCCGGGTTCTGGTGCCTGATGTTCCTCACTGCGTCCAACCAGCTGGTACAGACCAGCTCCAACATGGGCATCCGTGGCCGCGTGATGAGCCTGTACATCATGGTGCTGATCGGCGGCCAGGCCCTTGGCGGACCCATGATCGGTTTCATTGCCGAACAGCTGGATCCGCACACCGGGCTGCTGGTAGCGGGCGGGGTGCCGGCGCTCGCCGCGGCGAGTGTCGCCGTCGTGCTTGCCCGCAAAGGTGAGCTGACGCTCAAGGTGGACCTGAGGAACCGGCGGGGGCTGCTGCGGGTGGTGCGCCGGGCGGTCTAG